A single region of the Victivallis lenta genome encodes:
- the kdpB gene encoding potassium-transporting ATPase subunit KdpB yields the protein MNHMNRKESRKATLFDKGLVKTALIQSFAMLNPRTMARNPVMFVTEIGAALTTLVWIIDICGGHANILYTTLVTAVLWLTVLFANFAEALAEARGKAQADSLKNTRRQTMANRLGGSGRIEAVSSSLLKTGDIVVVSAGEIIPSDGEVIEGVASIDESAITGESAPVVREAGGDRSGVTGGTRVLSDRIKVKITAGAGESFLDRMIALVEGAVRQKTPNELALTVTLAGLTLGFLLVTATLYPMAKYFDVTIPLPTLISLLVCLIPTTIGALLAAIGIAGMDRALAANVLAKSGKAVELAGDIDTLLLDKTGTITVGDRLASEFYPVKGVDREKLIDAAVRASFGDQTPEGRSIITLAERELNGKVAKDDGSCDVIEFTAQTRMSGTDATDGTHYRKGASDAVIQAAKKAKTKVPADIEEMVTKVARKGCTPIVVSVNDRILGVVALSDILKTGIRDRFERLRAMGLRVVMVTGDNPLTAKAIAEEAGVDDFIAEAKPEDKLAYIRQEQARGRLVAMMGDGTNDAPALAQADIGIAMNSGTQAAKEAGNMVDLDSDPTKLIEVIEIGKQLLMTRGALTTFSIANDVAKYFAIIPAIFLLAIPELAVLNIMHLATPSSAILSALIFNAVIIPLLIPIALKGVKYRPMGADALLARNLFIYGLGGVIAPFIGIKLIDMVLAATGLF from the coding sequence CACCGAAATCGGCGCGGCGCTGACCACGCTGGTCTGGATCATCGACATCTGCGGCGGCCATGCCAATATCCTCTATACAACCCTGGTGACAGCCGTGCTCTGGCTGACCGTCCTCTTCGCGAATTTCGCGGAGGCGCTCGCCGAAGCGCGCGGCAAGGCGCAGGCCGACAGCCTGAAAAACACTCGCAGACAGACGATGGCCAATCGTCTGGGCGGTTCAGGCAGGATTGAAGCGGTCAGCTCCTCGCTGCTGAAAACCGGCGATATCGTCGTGGTCAGCGCGGGCGAGATTATTCCGAGCGACGGCGAAGTGATCGAAGGCGTCGCCAGCATCGACGAATCCGCGATCACCGGCGAATCCGCGCCGGTGGTGCGCGAGGCCGGCGGCGACCGCTCCGGCGTGACCGGCGGCACCCGCGTGCTCTCCGACCGGATCAAGGTGAAGATCACCGCCGGAGCCGGGGAATCCTTCCTCGACCGGATGATCGCGCTGGTCGAGGGCGCGGTCCGCCAGAAGACTCCGAACGAGCTGGCGCTGACCGTCACGCTGGCCGGGCTGACGCTGGGCTTCCTGCTGGTCACGGCCACGCTCTACCCGATGGCGAAATATTTCGACGTGACCATTCCGCTGCCGACCCTGATTTCGCTGCTGGTCTGCCTGATCCCGACCACGATCGGCGCGCTGCTCGCCGCGATCGGCATCGCGGGCATGGACCGGGCGCTGGCGGCCAACGTGCTGGCCAAGAGCGGCAAGGCCGTGGAACTGGCCGGCGACATCGATACGCTGCTGCTGGACAAGACCGGCACGATCACCGTCGGCGACCGCCTCGCCTCGGAGTTTTATCCGGTGAAGGGAGTCGATCGCGAAAAGCTGATCGACGCCGCGGTGCGTGCCTCGTTCGGCGATCAGACTCCGGAAGGCCGTTCGATCATCACTCTGGCGGAACGCGAACTCAACGGCAAGGTCGCCAAAGACGACGGAAGCTGCGACGTGATTGAGTTCACCGCCCAGACCCGCATGAGCGGAACCGATGCGACGGATGGAACTCACTATCGCAAAGGTGCTTCCGATGCCGTGATTCAGGCCGCGAAGAAGGCGAAAACCAAAGTTCCGGCCGATATTGAGGAGATGGTGACGAAAGTCGCCCGGAAAGGCTGCACACCGATCGTTGTTTCGGTTAACGACCGGATTCTCGGCGTGGTGGCGTTGTCCGATATCCTTAAAACCGGCATCAGGGACCGCTTCGAACGTCTGCGGGCGATGGGGCTGCGCGTGGTGATGGTCACCGGCGACAACCCGCTGACCGCGAAGGCGATCGCCGAAGAAGCGGGCGTAGACGACTTCATCGCCGAAGCCAAACCGGAGGACAAGCTCGCCTATATCCGCCAGGAGCAGGCCAGAGGCCGCCTGGTCGCGATGATGGGCGACGGCACGAACGACGCTCCGGCGCTCGCGCAGGCCGATATCGGCATTGCGATGAACTCCGGCACGCAGGCGGCGAAGGAGGCCGGCAACATGGTCGATCTCGACAGCGACCCGACCAAGCTGATCGAAGTCATCGAGATCGGCAAGCAGCTGCTGATGACCCGCGGCGCACTGACCACTTTTTCGATTGCGAACGACGTGGCGAAATACTTCGCAATCATTCCGGCGATCTTCCTGCTGGCGATCCCGGAACTGGCGGTGCTGAACATCATGCACCTTGCGACCCCGTCGAGCGCGATCCTGTCGGCGCTGATCTTCAACGCGGTCATCATCCCGCTGCTGATCCCGATCGCGCTCAAAGGCGTGAAGTACCGGCCGATGGGCGCGGATGCGCTGCTGGCGCGCAATCTGTTCATCTACGGCCTCGGCGGGGTGATCGCCCCCTTCATCGGCATCAAACTGATCGATAT